A segment of the Actinomycetes bacterium genome:
ATGCGACGTACCGCCTCGTCGGTGGCGACCGCCCGCTCACGGTAGGCGCGCACCGCGGCCTCGAGCGTCAGCTCCGGGCCGGGACGGAACTCCTCCTCCCTGCGGTCGACATCGTGGCCGAGCATCGCGCCGTCGATCCAGCGCCACTCGACCCGGGTCAGGTGGTTGACCACGCCGATCAACGGGATCAGCCGGCCGTCGGGGGTCCAGCGGGCGGCGGCCTCGTCGATGCCGTCCACCTTGCGCAGCACCGCACCGCGCAGGAAGCCGAGCCAGCCCAGGAGCAGCTCGGTCTCGTCGTCGGTGCCGCGCGGGAGCTCGGCCTCGGGTGCGCCGGTCACGTCATCAGCCGTCAGCGGTAGGG
Coding sequences within it:
- a CDS encoding DUF664 domain-containing protein, with protein sequence MTGAPEAELPRGTDDETELLLGWLGFLRGAVLRKVDGIDEAAARWTPDGRLIPLIGVVNHLTRVEWRWIDGAMLGHDVDRREEEFRPGPELTLEAAVRAYRERAVATDEAVRRIGDLGTPCLEGSDDDPMDLRWVILHLVNETARHAGHADATRELLDGTTGE